In one Sphingomonas sp. AP4-R1 genomic region, the following are encoded:
- a CDS encoding S46 family peptidase, translated as MKLAHSAAALLAAAALPLTAASADEGMWTFDAFPSAKVKAAYGFEPDQAWLDRVRMSSLRLTGGCSSSLVSGQGLVLTNHHCVRDCAQQISTDKVDYVAGGFLAATLSDERKCAGQQAEIVTAITDMTARVQKAIGTLTGAALAKARDGEVAAIEKEGCKDPATERCQVVTLFGGGQYKLYRYRKYSDVRLVYAPEADAAFFGGDPDNFNFPRYDLDAAFLRIYENDKPVATPQHLTWAARPPKEGEVVFISGNPGSTQRLLTQSQMAFQRDVSLPALELYLAEIRGRLIAATAGDPEKTRTGQDLLFGIENSYKARYGQWQALLDPDFAGKLARNEAELRAKVAADPAIARKVGDPWGDVAKVQAVYRDIYKPYNWLELRAGGFSDLYADARTIVRAAQERAKPNAERLPDYQDSKLPLLEKQLTDDKPVYPWLEEIGIAYWLSKAREALTTDAPPVKALLGKESPEQVAQRLVTGTKLADPKVRAALFAGGLAAVQASDDPLIKYVLAHDADARAIKDRYRFEVEAPTIAAQSKLAQARFAVYGTDLYPDATFTLRLSYGAVKGWTYQGVTVTPTTMFAGMYERATGADPFKLPPKVLAAEPKIDKTKVVDFVSDNDIIGGNSGSPILDAKGAVIGAVFDGNIHSLGGNFGFDGALNRSVSVSTVAVEEALTKIYPAPRLLAELHGK; from the coding sequence ATGAAGCTTGCCCATTCGGCCGCCGCCTTGCTGGCCGCCGCTGCCCTTCCTCTCACCGCCGCCTCCGCCGACGAAGGCATGTGGACCTTCGATGCCTTCCCCTCCGCGAAGGTGAAGGCCGCCTACGGCTTCGAACCCGATCAGGCCTGGCTCGATCGCGTGCGGATGTCCTCGCTCCGCCTCACCGGCGGATGCTCGTCCAGCCTCGTGTCGGGACAGGGACTGGTCCTCACCAATCATCATTGCGTGCGCGATTGCGCGCAGCAGATCTCGACCGACAAGGTCGACTATGTCGCGGGCGGCTTTCTCGCCGCGACGCTGTCCGACGAGCGCAAATGCGCGGGGCAGCAGGCCGAGATCGTCACCGCCATCACCGACATGACCGCGCGCGTGCAGAAAGCGATCGGCACCCTGACCGGAGCGGCGCTGGCCAAGGCGCGCGACGGCGAGGTCGCCGCGATCGAAAAGGAAGGCTGCAAGGATCCCGCGACCGAGCGCTGCCAGGTCGTCACTTTGTTCGGCGGCGGCCAGTACAAGCTCTATCGTTACCGCAAATATTCGGACGTGCGGCTGGTCTATGCGCCAGAGGCGGATGCGGCCTTCTTCGGCGGCGATCCCGACAATTTCAACTTCCCGCGCTACGATCTCGATGCGGCCTTCCTCCGCATTTACGAGAACGACAAGCCGGTCGCGACGCCGCAGCACCTGACCTGGGCCGCGCGGCCGCCCAAGGAAGGCGAGGTCGTCTTCATCTCGGGCAATCCGGGCTCGACGCAGCGCCTGCTGACGCAATCGCAGATGGCATTTCAGCGGGACGTCTCATTGCCCGCGCTGGAACTGTATCTGGCCGAGATACGCGGCCGGCTGATCGCCGCGACGGCGGGCGACCCCGAGAAGACGCGCACCGGGCAGGATCTGCTGTTCGGCATCGAGAACAGCTACAAGGCGCGTTACGGCCAGTGGCAGGCGCTGCTGGATCCCGATTTCGCGGGCAAGCTGGCGCGGAACGAGGCGGAACTGCGCGCGAAGGTGGCGGCCGATCCCGCGATCGCGCGGAAGGTGGGCGATCCATGGGGCGATGTCGCCAAGGTGCAGGCCGTCTATCGCGACATCTACAAGCCCTATAACTGGCTGGAGCTGCGCGCGGGGGGCTTCTCCGATCTCTATGCCGATGCGCGCACGATCGTCCGCGCCGCGCAGGAGCGCGCCAAGCCCAATGCCGAGCGGCTCCCCGACTATCAGGACAGCAAGCTCCCCCTGCTGGAAAAGCAGCTGACCGACGACAAGCCCGTCTATCCGTGGCTGGAGGAGATCGGCATCGCCTATTGGCTCTCCAAGGCGCGCGAGGCGCTGACGACCGATGCGCCGCCGGTGAAGGCGCTGCTGGGCAAGGAAAGCCCCGAGCAGGTGGCGCAGCGGCTGGTGACGGGCACGAAGCTGGCCGATCCCAAGGTGCGCGCGGCCTTGTTCGCGGGCGGTCTGGCCGCGGTGCAGGCCTCGGACGATCCGCTGATCAAGTACGTGCTGGCGCATGACGCAGACGCACGCGCGATCAAGGATCGCTACCGCTTCGAGGTGGAGGCGCCGACCATCGCCGCCCAGTCGAAGCTCGCGCAGGCCCGCTTCGCGGTCTACGGCACCGATCTCTATCCGGACGCGACCTTCACGCTGCGGCTGTCCTACGGCGCGGTGAAAGGCTGGACCTATCAGGGCGTGACGGTGACGCCGACGACGATGTTCGCCGGCATGTATGAGCGCGCGACGGGGGCCGATCCGTTCAAGCTGCCGCCCAAGGTGCTGGCCGCCGAGCCGAAGATCGACAAGACCAAGGTGGTCGATTTCGTGAGCGACAACGACATTATCGGTGGCAATTCGGGCTCGCCGATCCTGGACGCGAAGGGCGCCGTGATCGGCGCGGTGTTCGACGGCAACATCCACTCGCTGGGCGGCAATTTCGGCTTCGACGGCGCGCTGAACCGCAGCGTCTCGGTCTCGACCGTGGCGGTGGAGGAGGCCCTGACGAAGATCTACCCGGCGCCGAGGCTGTTGGCGGAACTGCACGGGAAGTAA